The Lysobacter luteus genome contains the following window.
TTCGCGCGCCAGCACCGCGTGGCGTTCATTGCCGAACACCGCTGCCAGGTCGGCGAGCGACTCCTCGATGCGGTGGGCCGACTCGTAGAAGATCAGCGTCCGTGGCTCCGCCGCCAGCCGCGAGAGGCGCTCGCGCCGCGCGCCCGCCTTGGCCGGCAGGAAGCCTTCGAACACGAACCGGTCCGACGCCACGCCGGCCACGCTCAGCGCGGCGATTGCCGCGCACGCACCCGGGACCGGGGAGACCCGTACCCCGGCCGCGCGTGCCGCGCCGACCAGCCGGAAACCCGGATCGCTGACCAGCGGTGTGCCCGCATCCGACACCAGCGCGAGCGACTCACCGCCCTGCAGCCGCGCCACCAGCTGGGCCGCCTGGGCGTCCTCGTTGTGCTGGTGCAGCGCGAGCAGCGGCCGCTCGAGGCCGAAATGGCTCAACAGCTGCCGGGTATGGCGGGTGTCCTCGGCGCAGATGGCGTCGACCGTGCGCAGGGTCTCCAGCGCGCGGGGGCT
Protein-coding sequences here:
- the rsmI gene encoding 16S rRNA (cytidine(1402)-2'-O)-methyltransferase; amino-acid sequence: MQTSGTLHVVATPIGNLGDLSPRALETLRTVDAICAEDTRHTRQLLSHFGLERPLLALHQHNEDAQAAQLVARLQGGESLALVSDAGTPLVSDPGFRLVGAARAAGVRVSPVPGACAAIAALSVAGVASDRFVFEGFLPAKAGARRERLSRLAAEPRTLIFYESAHRIEESLADLAAVFGNERHAVLARELTKLFETVLDDTLAGLRQTVAADPNQRRGEFVLVVEGAGDDADASLAEGRRLYAKLAGHLPPSTAAKLAAELSGAPRKALYGAGES